In Opitutaceae bacterium TAV5, one genomic interval encodes:
- a CDS encoding calcium-binding protein produces the protein MNTSRTTRLFATLAILAAAFTTVAHADPVSLTGDHVIEPGPDDTGSLTVSGQLHVESNHVDLGTTGDGQVALSLTYQENGETRQVTVYAARDAVEYLWKEGSTDAGTASPKMTLGADNTLTLHDAAGAATITLTPSTGEVRAPGGFRLSDGTLIANQASLRSTALYNAAGQIVAQVGEDGRVSFANGIAIGQNPTATLTEGSTSYLNTVLQNLGYQENPVTPTHVKGAAVPKAKDLVVVYDTTGNQYVAGAFSGSSLTIGNATIWADSDVGEHQFVVKCTSSGAVLWYNVWSADGAPLSMAVDTSGNVYVSGYFYSVAGQTLSLAGVSVTAQGTNDGYVLKLNSAGTGQWAKVLGHTGNDQAHSVAVDASGNIYVAGYFYRAAGQTLSLAGVSVTAQDPENGYVLKLNNAGVGQWAQSLSYSSYYNSVPSVAVDPLANVYITGGLSSSVVQTISLAGIPVIAQTQDDSYMLKLNSAGAGQWVKVIPASSLRLSFPPDGTLTATGCSSQNFMIGNMAVGGSGTYFIVSMPADQAPVEAPRPMATSIAWGNAVAAGASTIAVGDNAIATGRNAVSLGLGAAATGRSTIALGEHAVSTGDGAIALGEYASAVGYNAIAFSGSNTASGEGSFAAGAGNIASGDYSFIAGGYGSTTSGRRSVSVGGFDSVVSGLGSVILGGESNNVSGDYSFVAAGWGTIVSGYSSAAIGVENSASGNYTAAFGEHIQSQASNLFAIGRRNVPQGNKTAWIPTDDLFVVGNGDSNTGDSNAAVIHKNGTLRSSGYIESKLGIRIPPGGDIPMGTFTQGNDPRALDAGLRYENE, from the coding sequence ATGAATACATCCCGCACCACCCGCCTGTTTGCCACGCTGGCGATCCTTGCCGCCGCGTTTACAACCGTCGCCCATGCCGACCCCGTCTCCCTGACCGGCGACCATGTCATCGAGCCCGGTCCGGACGACACCGGCTCGCTCACCGTTTCCGGACAGCTCCATGTTGAAAGCAACCACGTCGACCTCGGCACAACCGGGGACGGGCAGGTTGCCCTGTCACTCACCTATCAGGAAAACGGAGAGACCCGGCAGGTGACCGTCTACGCTGCGCGCGACGCAGTCGAATACCTCTGGAAGGAAGGTTCCACCGATGCCGGAACGGCCTCGCCCAAGATGACGCTGGGCGCGGACAACACGCTCACGCTCCACGACGCCGCCGGTGCGGCCACGATCACCTTGACGCCTTCCACCGGAGAGGTCAGAGCTCCGGGCGGCTTCCGGCTATCGGACGGCACCCTGATTGCGAATCAAGCCTCTCTTCGCAGCACTGCCCTGTACAACGCGGCCGGCCAGATTGTCGCGCAGGTCGGCGAGGATGGCCGTGTTTCCTTCGCAAACGGCATCGCCATCGGTCAAAACCCGACCGCTACCCTGACCGAAGGCAGCACTTCCTATCTCAACACCGTCCTCCAAAACCTGGGTTACCAGGAGAACCCGGTGACACCTACGCATGTTAAGGGTGCAGCAGTGCCAAAGGCCAAGGATCTCGTAGTGGTCTACGATACTACGGGTAACCAATATGTGGCGGGAGCTTTTTCTGGATCCTCGCTTACGATTGGCAATGCGACTATCTGGGCTGATTCTGACGTGGGAGAGCATCAGTTTGTCGTCAAATGCACTTCATCCGGGGCAGTTTTGTGGTATAACGTCTGGTCTGCTGACGGGGCTCCCCTGAGTATGGCGGTGGATACTTCAGGTAATGTTTACGTTTCGGGGTATTTTTATAGTGTGGCCGGGCAGACGCTCAGCCTCGCCGGAGTTTCTGTCACCGCCCAAGGCACTAATGATGGCTATGTGCTCAAGCTTAATAGTGCTGGAACCGGCCAATGGGCCAAGGTGCTCGGTCACACCGGTAATGATCAGGCCCATAGCGTAGCGGTGGATGCTTCAGGCAATATTTATGTTGCAGGGTATTTTTATCGTGCTGCCGGACAGACGCTCAGCCTCGCCGGAGTTTCTGTCACCGCCCAAGATCCCGAAAATGGTTATGTGCTCAAACTCAACAACGCAGGGGTTGGTCAATGGGCTCAAAGTCTGTCGTATAGTAGCTATTACAATTCGGTTCCGAGTGTCGCCGTAGATCCTTTGGCTAATGTATACATCACAGGAGGATTAAGCTCTTCTGTCGTCCAGACAATCAGTTTGGCGGGGATTCCCGTTATCGCGCAGACTCAGGATGATAGTTATATGCTTAAGCTCAACAGTGCCGGGGCAGGGCAATGGGTCAAAGTGATTCCGGCTAGTTCGTTAAGGTTGAGCTTCCCGCCTGATGGTACACTTACAGCCACTGGTTGCAGTTCTCAGAACTTTATGATTGGGAATATGGCGGTTGGTGGAAGCGGGACATATTTTATCGTGTCCATGCCTGCGGATCAAGCGCCAGTCGAAGCCCCTCGTCCAATGGCAACCAGCATCGCTTGGGGCAATGCTGTGGCCGCCGGCGCATCTACTATTGCCGTGGGGGACAACGCTATCGCTACCGGGCGGAATGCCGTAAGCCTTGGCTTGGGTGCCGCAGCCACAGGACGTAGCACTATTGCTTTGGGTGAACATGCTGTGTCCACGGGAGACGGAGCAATCGCTTTGGGCGAATATGCCAGCGCAGTTGGTTATAATGCCATTGCCTTTTCTGGATCGAATACCGCATCAGGTGAAGGTTCTTTTGCTGCCGGGGCGGGAAATATCGCATCGGGTGATTATTCCTTTATCGCAGGTGGATATGGAAGCACGACGTCGGGCAGGCGTTCGGTTTCGGTGGGCGGATTTGATAGCGTAGTTTCCGGATTGGGCTCCGTTATTTTGGGAGGCGAATCTAACAATGTGTCAGGTGACTATTCCTTTGTTGCCGCTGGTTGGGGCACTATAGTCTCAGGATACTCGTCGGCGGCCATTGGAGTGGAAAACTCTGCTAGTGGAAATTATACAGCTGCCTTCGGTGAGCATATCCAGTCACAAGCCAGTAATCTGTTTGCCATCGGACGACGCAATGTGCCTCAAGGCAATAAAACGGCATGGATACCCACCGATGATCTTTTTGTAGTCGGCAATGGGGATTCGAATACAGGGGACAGTAATGCCGCAGTCATCCACAAAAACGGCACACTCCGGTCATCCGGTTATATCGAGTCAAAGCTTGGCATCCGCATTCCGCCGGGCGGCGACATCCCGATGGGCACCTTCACGCAAGGCAACGACCCCCGTGCCCTCGACGCCGGCCTCCGCTACGAAAACGAATAA
- a CDS encoding sugar-binding protein: MTASARKRYYLSALLAAGLLSAFSFQFFSLFGQAPDWWTQQGVIDPAATPDDYAAANIGQLKHIATQATAEMNAKLPGGAGEAINALVTSWQQPPAEGVTHDDFAALNLGQLKAVAKLFYDRLAVAGYGGPPLADGQPYPWPSDASGTDNYALANIGQIKHVFSFTVPSGPPGFVDTDGNGIDDNWELAHFGQIGIDPTADPDNDGLSNLAEFLAGADPNAAAESVPPASLNLIVYSP, translated from the coding sequence ATGACCGCCTCCGCTCGCAAACGCTATTATCTGTCAGCCCTGCTTGCCGCCGGATTGCTTTCAGCCTTCAGCTTTCAGTTTTTCAGCCTTTTCGGACAGGCTCCCGACTGGTGGACGCAACAGGGCGTGATCGATCCCGCAGCCACGCCCGACGACTACGCGGCCGCCAACATAGGTCAGCTCAAACATATTGCGACGCAGGCGACGGCAGAGATGAACGCAAAACTGCCCGGCGGTGCCGGCGAGGCGATCAACGCCCTCGTTACCTCCTGGCAACAACCGCCTGCCGAAGGCGTAACCCATGACGACTTCGCCGCGCTCAACCTTGGCCAGTTGAAGGCGGTGGCGAAGCTGTTTTACGACCGGCTGGCCGTCGCCGGTTATGGCGGTCCTCCTCTGGCGGATGGTCAGCCCTATCCGTGGCCATCGGACGCGTCAGGTACCGACAACTACGCCTTGGCCAACATCGGGCAGATCAAACACGTCTTCAGCTTCACCGTGCCATCGGGGCCACCCGGTTTTGTCGACACCGACGGCAACGGCATCGATGACAACTGGGAACTGGCCCACTTCGGGCAGATCGGCATCGATCCGACTGCCGACCCCGACAACGATGGCCTGTCCAACCTCGCCGAATTCCTCGCCGGCGCCGATCCGAACGCCGCTGCCGAGTCCGTCCCTCCCGCCTCCCTCAATCTGATTGTTTACAGCCCATGA